Proteins from one Staphylococcus saprophyticus subsp. saprophyticus ATCC 15305 = NCTC 7292 genomic window:
- the ypdA gene encoding bacillithiol disulfide reductase YpdA yields MQTVESIIIGGGPCGLSAAIEQKKKGIDTLVIEKGNVVDAIYNYPTHQTFFSSSDKLSIGDIPFIVEESKPHRNQALVYYRAVVKHHQLRINAFEEVLTVKKINNRFTITTTKDVYQCRFLTVATGYYGHHNQLEVEGAELSKVMHYFKEAHPYFDQNVVIIGGKNSAVDAALELEKAGANVTVIYRGNEYPKAIKPWILPNFESLVRHEKIDMAFNANVTKITEDSVFYEQGGQTFEIANDYVFAMIGYHPDYEFLQSIGIEINQNEYGTAPVYNKETYETNVENCYIAGVIAAGNDANTIFIENGKYHGGIITQSILSKKQTPLES; encoded by the coding sequence AGCAAAAGAAAAAAGGAATAGATACATTAGTTATTGAAAAAGGTAATGTTGTAGACGCGATTTATAATTATCCTACACACCAAACATTCTTTTCTTCTAGTGACAAATTAAGTATTGGGGACATACCTTTTATAGTTGAAGAAAGCAAGCCGCATAGAAATCAAGCACTGGTTTATTATAGAGCTGTAGTTAAACACCATCAGTTACGAATCAATGCTTTCGAAGAAGTCCTCACTGTAAAAAAAATCAATAACCGTTTCACAATTACAACTACGAAAGATGTTTATCAATGTAGATTTCTCACTGTAGCAACAGGATACTATGGACATCACAATCAACTTGAAGTCGAAGGTGCAGAACTTTCAAAAGTAATGCATTATTTTAAAGAGGCGCATCCTTACTTCGATCAAAATGTTGTCATCATAGGTGGTAAAAACTCAGCAGTCGATGCTGCTTTAGAACTTGAAAAAGCAGGCGCAAATGTCACAGTTATTTATCGTGGCAATGAATATCCAAAAGCGATCAAACCATGGATACTTCCTAATTTCGAATCGCTTGTACGCCATGAAAAAATCGATATGGCATTTAATGCAAATGTCACTAAAATTACTGAGGATAGTGTTTTCTATGAACAGGGTGGCCAAACATTTGAGATAGCCAATGACTATGTGTTTGCCATGATTGGTTATCACCCAGATTACGAATTCTTACAATCTATCGGCATTGAAATTAATCAAAATGAATATGGTACTGCACCTGTATATAATAAAGAAACATATGAAACTAATGTTGAAAATTGCTATATAGCTGGTGTCATAGCTGCTGGTAATGATGCAAATACAATTTTTATTGAAAATGGCAAATACCATGGCGGTATTATTACACAAAGTATCTTATCAAAAAAACAAACACCTTTAGAATCTTAA